The following are from one region of the Quercus robur chromosome 1, dhQueRobu3.1, whole genome shotgun sequence genome:
- the LOC126703221 gene encoding uncharacterized protein LOC126703221 — MDPIKYVLSRPVVSGHIAQWVVLLQQYDLAYIPQKAIKGQALVDFLVDHPVPSDWEFSDDFLDEDVFYIEVMPPWMMFFDGVARRGAGVGVVFVSPQRQILLYSFSLNKLCSNNIAEYQALIIGLQMAIEMGILQLEIFGDSKLIINQVLEQYDIKKEDLIPYCKYAKKLLANFEAITLEHILRKENRQADALANLATALALSQEEIAKVAIS; from the coding sequence ATGGACCCAATTAAGTATGTCCTCTCCAGGCCAGTGGTTTCGGGTCATATAGCTCAATGGGTAGTCTTGCTACAACAATATGACCTTGCATACATTCCACAAAAAGCTATCAAAGGACAAGCATTGGTAGATTTCTTAGTTGATCACCCAGTTCCATCTGATTGGGAGTTCTCTGATGATTTCCTGGATGAAGACGTGTTTTACATTGAAGTAATGCCaccatggatgatgtttttcgaTGGGGTTGCACGTCGAGGAGCAGGGGTAGGTGTAGTGTTTGTTTCTCCACAACGGCAAATACTTTTGTACTCATTCTCattaaacaaactttgctcTAACAACATAGCTGAATATCAAGCGTTGATTATTGGTCTACAAATGGCCATTGAGATGGGCATATTGCAACTTGAGATCTTTGGGGATTCCAAATTAATTATCAACCAAGTCTTGGAGCAGTATGACATCAAGAAAGAAGACCTTATCCCTTATTGCAAATATGCAAAGAAGTTGCTAGCAAATTTTGAGGCCATCACATTGGAGCATATACTAAGGAAGGAGAATAGGCAGGCTGATGCTTTAGCTAATTTGGCTACTGCCTTAGCATTATCCCAAGAAGAGATTGCCAAAGTTGCTATTTCCTAA